A stretch of Miscanthus floridulus cultivar M001 chromosome 13, ASM1932011v1, whole genome shotgun sequence DNA encodes these proteins:
- the LOC136501669 gene encoding AT-hook motif nuclear-localized protein 20-like, with protein sequence MAPYSKDGATEQPTSGGSGDDRENGTGEPKEGAVVTGNRRPRGRPAGSKNKPKPPIFVTRDSPNALRSHVMEVAGGADVAESIAHFARRRQRGVCVLSGAGTVTDVALRHPAAPGAVVALRGRFEILSLTGTFLPGPSPPGSTGLTVYLAGGQGQVVGGSVVGTLTAAGRVMVMASTFANATYERLPLDDAEEEPGQAPPQLPPGGPGGGPPLIMGGMAADPSAMPMFGDGAGGVSPSLMPGGGAFSGAGLQLGHEGLAWAHARPPPY encoded by the coding sequence ATGGCACCTTACTCCAAGGACGGCGCCACGGAGCAGCCGACGAGCGGCGGGAGCGGCGACGACCGGGAGAACGGCACGGGCGAGCCCAAGGAAGGCGCGGTGGTGACGGGCAACCGGCGGCCCCGCGGGCGGCCAGCAGGGTCCAAGAACAAGCCGAAGCCACCCATCTTCGTGACACGTGACAGCCCCAACGCGCTGCGCAGCCACGTGATGGAGGTGGCCGGCGGGGCCGACGTGGCCGAGTCCATTGCGCACTTCGCGCGCCGCAGGCAGCGCGGCGTGTGCGTGCTCAGCGGCGCGGGCACCGTCACCGACGTCGCGCTCCGCCACCCCGCGGCCCCGGGCGCCGTGGTCGCGCTCCGCGGCCGCTTCGAGATCCTCTCGCTCACGGGCACGTTCCTGCCGGGCCCCTCGCCGCCGGGGTCCACAGGGCTCACCGTGTACCTTGCGGGCGGGCAGGGGCAGGTCGTCGGCGGCAGCGTGGTCGGCACGCTCACCGCGGCGGGGCGCGTCATGGTGATGGCGTCCACGTTCGCCAACGCCACCTACGAGAGGCTGCCGCTGGACGACGCCGAGGAGGAGCCTGGGCAGGCGCCGCCGCAGCTGCCTCCCGGCGGCCCGGGCGGAGGACCGCCGCTGATAATGGGCGGGATGGCCGCCGATCCCTCGGCGATGCCAATGTTTGGTGATGGCGCCGGCGGCGTGTCGCCAAGCCTCATGCCAGGGGGCGGCGCCTTCTCCGGTGCGGGCCTGCAGCTCGGGCACGAGGGGCTTGCATGGGCTCATGCACGGCCACCGCCATACTAG